The following nucleotide sequence is from Mucilaginibacter sp. cycad4.
CAGGTTAAAGCCACCGCTCAGTGTACCTACCCATAAGCGGTGTTTTGAATCTTCCTTCAACGCGGTTACATCATCATCACTTAATGAGGCCAGGTCGGCCTCGTTATGCTTATAATGGGTAAATTTATTTTGGTAGATATCAAACCGGTCGAGCCCGCCTTTTTGGCTGCCTATCCATAAAATACCATCATGATCAAATATCAGCCTGTTTACAAAATTACTCGAGATGCTGTTTGAATTGGCGCTGTCATGAAAGTAATGGATAAATTTACCCGTTTTACGGTCGAGCTTATTTAAGCCAAAAAGTGTAGCCAGCCATATGTTACCTTCTTTATCTTCGGCAATATCTGATATCAGGTTGCTGCTTAATGAATTATCATCCTGGATACTGTGCTTATATATCACAAAGCCGTACCCGTCATACCGGTTAAGGCCGTCGCGGGTACCTATCCACATAAAGCCCCGGCTATCCTGAATTATAGTACTTACATTAATTTGTGATAAGCCCTCCCGGGTACCGATATGCTCAAACTTAAGGTTCCTGTCCTGCGAAAACCCATTTTGGGCAACCAATAAGGCAACCACAACAAACAAACATTTATAGATATTCAAAATAACAGGCGGTGTTGAGTTTTAATGTTCCTGAAAATCTGCCCCTTAAAAAGAAAAACAGAATGGTTTATAGTTTAGCTTATACGGCTACCTTGTTTATAAGTTTAATATAGATAAAAAAAAGCAACAAAACAGATATACAATTAAGCAATAGTTATGAAAATCGTTTTTGAATCAGGAGCAGATTAAAAAACGATAAAAGAGAAATTTCACACGGATTTTTGCGTATTAATCGGATTACACAAATTTTTAATTGGCATTAATTTGCGATTCTGTAATTCGATTAATTGTGGAAGGTTTGAAAAGCATTTGTGTAGAAATTTTTCGGTATGGGATATTTGCCGGTAGCACACTAAACCAACACCAAAAAAAAGCCTCCCGGCAATACCGGAAGGCTTATCATATTTTCAAAAATTAGTGGCGTTGCTTACAGCTCTCTTACCCAAATATTGCGGAAGCTAAGCGGCTCGCTTTTATCGCCATGCGCCTGTAATTTAATTGGCGAAGGACCATGTTTTTTACCTTCGTACGATGGCTTGCCGATGTATTGTGTAGGGCCAAGCAGCTCAAAGTTGTTTTCAACCAATACGCCATTGAAAAATACAGTAGCTCTTGCTGCCGATTTCAATGAACCGTCTTCGTTAAATACAGGAGCAGTCCAAATTACGTCATAAACATTCCACTCGCCGGGCTTGCGGCCAGGGTTTGCCAACGGGATTACCTGCTTGTATAAGCTGCCTGCCATACCATTAACATAGGTTTTGTTATCATAAGAATCTAAAACCTGCAGTTCATAACCGGCATCGCCCTTGCCTATCGAAGCTAAGAACACACCGCTGTTACCGCGGGCCTGGCCACTGCCTGTAATGCTTGCAGGCACTTTCCATTCAATGTGTAATTGGTAATTGCCAAAAGACCTTTTGGTTTCGATGTTGCCGGTAGCCTTGTTTACGGTAAGCACATCACCTTTCACCAGCCATTTGGCGGGGGTTTTATCTTCAACAGAAACCCACTCGTCAAGACCTTTACCGTTGAATAAAACGATGGCGTCAGATGGTGCATCGCCTAAGTTTTTACCGGGTGTAACTACTTTAGGTACCGGTTCCCAAATCTCGGTGTCTTCAGGTTTGGCATTTTGCGCGTTTGCCATGAAGCAGCTTCCTGCTAAAAGGGCAGTTAGTATTAATGGATATTTCATCTCTCTAAAAATAATTGGTTTAAACGTGAAGCGTATCTTTCAGGTATGAAGCGCTTTTTGCAATGCTCACATACGGGTCAATATTGGTATAGTTTTCCTGCTCAACAATAAAATGTTTAATGCCTGCAAGTTTAGCTTTACCCAATATGGTTTTAAAATCGATATCACCATTGCCTATTTCTGTATTCAGTTCGGCATTGGTTTTATCCCTGTCTTTAACATGCACAAAGCTGAACCGGCCGGGATGTTTTTCAAAAATCTCAACCGGGTCTTTACCGGCACGTACTACCCAGTAAATATCCATTTCCATGGCTACCAGTTTAGGATCTGTATTGGCAAGCACTACATCGTAAAAAGTAGTATCGCCAACAGGTGCCCACTCAAAGTTGTGGTTATGGTAACCTAATTTTAAGCCCGATGCTTTCAGGATCCCGGCAATCTTGTTCATTTTTTCGGCAACGCCTTTACAGTCGTCAACGGTTTTAATGAAGTTATGATTTAAAGCAGGGATAATGATATGTGATTGACCGATGGTATTGGCAACCTCGATGTAAGCGTTCAGATCACCAGTTTTACCCGAGCCCAAATACTCGTCCAGGCCGTAGTGACCGCTTGGTGTTGTTAAACCGTTATCTTTTAAAAGCTGGCTAAATTCCTTGCCTTTTAATCCCCAATAACCGGTTTCCTTGTTAAAACCAAAGGTTTCAACCTCGTTATAACCGGCTTTTGCCACTTGTGCAATAACACCTTTTACATCTTTTGGTAATTGATCGCGCAGGCTATATAACTGCAGGCCCACTTTATTTGAAGCCTTTGCCGAAACCAACTTAGGTGCAATAACAGCACCGGCAGCTATTAGTCCGGCTTGTGCTAAAAATGTTCTTCTGGTTGTCATGTATTTATTTTTTTAGTTTAGCTTTTAGAGTGATAAGGTGATGTAAGGTTTAAACATCACAAATATGTACCGCTTTTTTAAGCGAAGCTATTTTGTCTTTTTGTTTGGGGATGAACTCCTGCGCCACAAAACCTTTATGCCCTACCTCAACAATGGCACGCATAATGGCCGGATAGTAAAGCTCCTGTGTATCATCAATTTCGTTACGACCGGGAACACCGCCAGTATGGTAGTGCGCTATGTACTGGTGATTGGCCCGGATGTTACGGATCACGTCGCCCTCGTCAATTTGCATATGATAGATATCATACAGCAGTTTAAAGTTTTCTGAACCAAGCCTGCGGCAAAGCTCAGCGCCCCACTCTACCCTGTCGCACTGGTAATCTTTATGGTCAATTTTGCTGTTAAGCAGTTCCATTACCAGTATTACGTTGTGTTTTTCAGCAAGCGCTACCATCGGTTTAAGGCCTTCAACGCAATTGTTCCAGCCTTCCTCATCGGTTTTACCTCTGCGGCTTCCGCTAAAACAGATCAGGTTTTTATAACCGGCTTCAGCAACAAGCGGGATCATTTTGGTATAATTTTCATGCAGTTTGGCATGAAATTGCTTATCACCGAAACCATCTGTGAGGTTGATTTCGGCACCGTTGCACATGGATGAGAACAGGCCGTATTTTTTAAGTGTAGGCCAGTCAGAAGGGCCAACCAAATCGATGCCTTTTATGCCAATATCTTTTGCGGCGGCACAAAGCTGATCTACCGTAAAATCGCCGTAACACCAGCGGCATACGGCATGGTTAATATTGCCTTTGAGCTTATCATCAGCCTGCATATGTTTTTCAGTTTCAGTGGTAAATGAAGATAGTACGCCCGACGCGCCTATGGCGGCCGTGCCCGCGATCATGCTTTTAATAGCCGAACGCCTGTTTTGAT
It contains:
- a CDS encoding sugar phosphate isomerase/epimerase, yielding MTTRRTFLAQAGLIAAGAVIAPKLVSAKASNKVGLQLYSLRDQLPKDVKGVIAQVAKAGYNEVETFGFNKETGYWGLKGKEFSQLLKDNGLTTPSGHYGLDEYLGSGKTGDLNAYIEVANTIGQSHIIIPALNHNFIKTVDDCKGVAEKMNKIAGILKASGLKLGYHNHNFEWAPVGDTTFYDVVLANTDPKLVAMEMDIYWVVRAGKDPVEIFEKHPGRFSFVHVKDRDKTNAELNTEIGNGDIDFKTILGKAKLAGIKHFIVEQENYTNIDPYVSIAKSASYLKDTLHV
- a CDS encoding TIM barrel protein, which translates into the protein MASNQNRRSAIKSMIAGTAAIGASGVLSSFTTETEKHMQADDKLKGNINHAVCRWCYGDFTVDQLCAAAKDIGIKGIDLVGPSDWPTLKKYGLFSSMCNGAEINLTDGFGDKQFHAKLHENYTKMIPLVAEAGYKNLICFSGSRRGKTDEEGWNNCVEGLKPMVALAEKHNVILVMELLNSKIDHKDYQCDRVEWGAELCRRLGSENFKLLYDIYHMQIDEGDVIRNIRANHQYIAHYHTGGVPGRNEIDDTQELYYPAIMRAIVEVGHKGFVAQEFIPKQKDKIASLKKAVHICDV
- a CDS encoding DUF1080 domain-containing protein — encoded protein: MKYPLILTALLAGSCFMANAQNAKPEDTEIWEPVPKVVTPGKNLGDAPSDAIVLFNGKGLDEWVSVEDKTPAKWLVKGDVLTVNKATGNIETKRSFGNYQLHIEWKVPASITGSGQARGNSGVFLASIGKGDAGYELQVLDSYDNKTYVNGMAGSLYKQVIPLANPGRKPGEWNVYDVIWTAPVFNEDGSLKSAARATVFFNGVLVENNFELLGPTQYIGKPSYEGKKHGPSPIKLQAHGDKSEPLSFRNIWVREL